TTCCTTGTTCTGCTATCTTTTTCATCAATTCGTCTGAGTAAAAGCCTCTTTTTAAAGCAACCTCTTTAAAGATAGGGTTTACTTCCACCAGTTGAGTATTGTCCATTACATTTCTTGTCATAGCTATGGCAAATAAAGGCTCAATTCCACTGGACGTCCCTGCAATTATAGATATTGTACCTGTAGGTGCTATCGTTGTAGTTGTCGCATTCCTGAGCTTAATGTTTTTATCCTTGTATATGCTTTTATCGTAGTACTTAAAAACGCCTCTCTTTTTTGCAAGTTCCATTGATGCCTTTTTAGACTCTTCATCGATGAATTTCATTAATTTATCGGCAAATTCTACAGCTTCTTCTGAATTGTACGGTATATTTAGCATAAGAAGCATATCAGCAAAGCCCATCACTCCTAAGCCTATTTTTCTAGTACCCTTAGTCATCTCGTCTATCTGTGGCAGTGGATATTTATTTGCATCAATGACATTGTCAAGAAAATGTACAGCGTTGTGTACGGTATCCCTTAATTTTTCATAATCTACTTCGTACTTGCCATCCACCAATTTTAACATATTCTTCAAATTTATAGAGCCCAAGTTACAGGATTCATATGGTAAAAGTGGTTGTTCGCCACAATTATGGATAATTATACCATTAGCATCAAATGAATTAATCCTAGGTACCTGTACATCATAAACATCTTCAAATCCGCTTTCTTTAACATCTAAAACTCTTGCTACAAACCGTTCTTGATGAGAACCCTTTTTATATGATGATAAAAGAGTTATTAATCTATGCATTTTTTTAAGATCTTGGAAACCTATCCGTTTTGCATAAATCTCTATATTATCGCCGCTAATACATAACTCATGTTGTGGCTTTATTTTATATTCTTTTAGGCCTCCTTTTCCATCAGGCATTAGTTTCATAGAAGCTTTTCTCCTGTTAACATATATCTTACTTACAATGCCTAAACGCAACAACATTCTTTGCACCGCTTTTAAAAGATCTAAATCGCTCTGCGCAAGTCGTATACTTGCACCTTTTTCTGGGCTACCTTGCACAGAAGCATCACAATCAAAAAGTCCCTTAATAAAACCTATGTAAGCATCCGACGACATTTTTTCTAATTCAGGAGTTACTGTTTTAAATCCATTGTGCATTCCCATTTTAAGCGCCAAGTCTCTTAATGATGCTAATTTTAGCCTGTATTCATTTCGCCCTTTTATTTCCATCCACCCTGCAAAATCTCTGCGATGCGGCAGTCTCATTGTGCAATCCAAAGCATATTGCATAACATTATCAACGCCACAATTATTCACATCTCCTACAGCTTTTCCTTCTTTCCAAACGGAAAGTATTGCAGTATCTCTTTTAAGAACACCATCACCGACTAGTAGTCCTAATAGATATCCATCTCCTTCGTCAAGCTCCCCTGACCACCCAATTAAATTTCTGTTATTATTAAGAATAATTTTATCTCCAGGTTTTAGTTCTATCGCAGAAACCCATTCAGTTTTCATTTCATTTAAGCTACTATCTACAGCTTTTAATATTTTGTGATCATCTGTTAATCTTATAGAGTAACCTTCAATCGTCTCAACTAAAACAATATGTTTATGACCCGTTTTAAAGAAACCTTCATTTGTAGTTCTATAGAACCTGCCATTTATAACAGCTTCAAAAGGCTTACCAATTAAATCATTTACTTGCTTTGGCCCTTCTGTAGTCATTACCCAAGTATCCCCTGTGACACATGGGTTAGTTGACTCAATTTCACCTATTGCCGGTGTCGGATTTTTTTCGTTTATACGGTCTAAAAAAACGATTCCCGGCTCACCATTTTTCCAAGCCATTTCAACGATAAGCTTAAATACTTCTCTCGCATTAAGCTTACTTACAACTTTTTTTGTATGAGGATCTACCAGTTCGTAGTCATCGCCCTTTTCAACTGCTTTCATAAAATCCTCTGTTATTCCGACGCTTATATTAAAATTGGTTATTTCATTGTTGTCCTGCTTACATTGAATAAACTCAAGAATATCAGGATGGTCTATCCTTAATATGCCCATATTGGCACCACGGCGTGTACCACCCTGTTTCACAGCTTCCGTCGCAGAATTAAACACCTTCATAAAGCTTACAGGACCAGATGCGACACCGCCTGTAGACTTGACAGTAGCTCCCTTTGGCCTCAGCCTCGAAAAGCTGAATCCAGTGCCACCACCGCTCTTATGAATGATAGCAGCATATTTTACAGCATCAAATATCTCTTCCATAGAATCCCCAACAGGAAGCACGAAACACGCTGAAAGCTGTCCTAATGGCCTTCCTGCGTTCATAAGTGTAGGAGAATTAGGCAAAAAATCTAGATTTGTCATCATATCATAAAATTTATTTTTAAGCTCTTCAATGTTTGCGTTGCTATCGTATTTTTTGTCAATCTCAGAAATAGACTTAGCAACTCTTTCAAAAAGTTCCTCAACAGTCTCAACAACACGTCCATTCTCGTCTTTAGCAAGGTATCTTCTCTCAAGAACCTTCTTAGAGTTTTCAGTCAAATTCATCGTAAACCTCTCCTTATATGTATTTAACTACAATATTTTGTATACCGATAAGGTTAATTATACATCTTATTGTGTATTCAGACAAATCCGCTGTCATTTAGTTTTTCTGTCAATTTGTCATGATTTTTCTTCATATCTTAGATTTCCAAATCTTTATATCGTCATACGAAAATTTAATTTAATATGTCATAAAAAATTCCCGGAATTACCGGGACATCATTTCCATAAGTTCATTTACAATGTCTTTATCATATTCTCCATTGATATAGCCTCTTCTATAACTATTGTCACCTTTTGCCACAAGTTCTTTTATAACTTTAGGCCTTTCTATCCATGTACCTACAACTTTGAAAGAATCGTCCAGAAAAACAAACGTTGGTATCTTTGCTTTTCCATCCTCATAAAATGGTTCCATTTCTTCCTCATAGCCTTCTCTTTTCAATATCTTAAAATCAATCTTTGCTACATCACATAGTTTTGCCATGATAGGCACGCTTACTTGACAGTCTGGACACCAATTCTCCGCAAAAGCCAATACATAACGAACTTTGCTTTTAAAATTAACTGCAGTTCCATCAAAGGCTATATTATCGTACCTGCTTTTCAATCTCTCTGTAATCTCATTATTCTCGCTTTTAACAAACTCACTAAAACTTACACCATTGTAAAATAGCTGCTTTAGATCCATAATACATCACCTTTCCCACAATTTATCTATTGAAAAGTGAACCTATAACCGTTTTTGCACTGGATATGGTCATTCCTAGCAAACTACCGCTTCTTGTCATTATCTCATCCAAAGCATCTACAACTCTATCAATCTGCTCTTTAGTCACAATAAGCGGTGGTTCAAACCTTATTACATTTGGGTTGTTAAGTGTGTATGCTGTTATTATGCGATGTTTATTTTGAAGTTCTCCAGCAACTAATGAACCTAAGTACTCATTTGATAATTTTGATACAACACCGCCAGATAATTTATCAATTATTCCGCCTTCTGGCTGGTTAAATTCAACGCCTATCATGAGGCCCTTTCCTCTCACATCCTTGATGAGCTTATGCTTTTCCTTCAACTCTTTTAATCTGCTTAAGAAATATTCGCCTTTTTCTTTTGCCGCCTCTGGAAGATTTTTATCTAAAATAAGTTTTATGGCAGTTATGCCGGCCGCACATGCCAAAGTATTGCCGCCAAATGTTGACGTGTGTAAAAGACATCTGTCCATCGTGCCATAGCCTTTCTTCCATACATCATCTTTGGCAATATAGGCGCCAATCGGCATCACACCGCCTCCCAGCGATTTTGCCAAGCACATGATATCAGGCACCACATTTTCATGTTCGCAAGCAAACATCTTGCCGGTCCTTCCAAATCCTGTCTGAACTTCATCAAATATGAGATATGCATCATACTTTGTTGTAAGCTCCCTAACTTCTTTTAAATATCCATCATGTGGCACGATAACGCCGCCTTCACCTTGTATAGGTTCTACTATAAACGCCGCTACATCCTTCCCTTTCAAGACATCTTCCAGCGCATCAGCATCTCCGTATTCCACCTGCACAGTATCAGGAACAAGCGGTTTAAAATACTTTTGATATTTTTCACGCCCTGTAACAGACAGCGCACCTGCCGACTTCCCATGGAAAGAATTTTTACAGTACACTATTTTATGCTTTCCCGACGCAATTTTTGCAAGTTTTAAAGCTCCTTCAACTGCCTCAGCACCGCTGTTACAGAAAAAACTCCTTTTCAAATCACCCGGGGTAACCAACGCTAAATCATATGCCAACGCACCAGGAAAATCGTTCACAGCAGCTTGAAGTATATTTGGTAGATCTTTCACCTTTTCTATCGCTTCATATATTTCATCAGGATTATGTCCAAGGTTTAATGCACCGTAGCCACCGAGAAAATCTAAGTACTCATTGCCATCACTGTCCCATACCGAGACACCTTTTGCCTTTACAAACAGTTTATCAAACTGCAGCATTGATAGCATTGAGACAAAATTAGAATTAACATACTCTTTATAGTTTTCCCTAACTTGATT
The nucleotide sequence above comes from Thermoanaerobacterium sp. CMT5567-10. Encoded proteins:
- a CDS encoding adenosylcobalamin-dependent ribonucleoside-diphosphate reductase — protein: MNLTENSKKVLERRYLAKDENGRVVETVEELFERVAKSISEIDKKYDSNANIEELKNKFYDMMTNLDFLPNSPTLMNAGRPLGQLSACFVLPVGDSMEEIFDAVKYAAIIHKSGGGTGFSFSRLRPKGATVKSTGGVASGPVSFMKVFNSATEAVKQGGTRRGANMGILRIDHPDILEFIQCKQDNNEITNFNISVGITEDFMKAVEKGDDYELVDPHTKKVVSKLNAREVFKLIVEMAWKNGEPGIVFLDRINEKNPTPAIGEIESTNPCVTGDTWVMTTEGPKQVNDLIGKPFEAVINGRFYRTTNEGFFKTGHKHIVLVETIEGYSIRLTDDHKILKAVDSSLNEMKTEWVSAIELKPGDKIILNNNRNLIGWSGELDEGDGYLLGLLVGDGVLKRDTAILSVWKEGKAVGDVNNCGVDNVMQYALDCTMRLPHRRDFAGWMEIKGRNEYRLKLASLRDLALKMGMHNGFKTVTPELEKMSSDAYIGFIKGLFDCDASVQGSPEKGASIRLAQSDLDLLKAVQRMLLRLGIVSKIYVNRRKASMKLMPDGKGGLKEYKIKPQHELCISGDNIEIYAKRIGFQDLKKMHRLITLLSSYKKGSHQERFVARVLDVKESGFEDVYDVQVPRINSFDANGIIIHNCGEQPLLPYESCNLGSINLKNMLKLVDGKYEVDYEKLRDTVHNAVHFLDNVIDANKYPLPQIDEMTKGTRKIGLGVMGFADMLLMLNIPYNSEEAVEFADKLMKFIDEESKKASMELAKKRGVFKYYDKSIYKDKNIKLRNATTTTIAPTGTISIIAGTSSGIEPLFAIAMTRNVMDNTQLVEVNPIFKEVALKRGFYSDELMKKIAEQGTLKGIDSIPDDVKKVFVTAHDIDPVWHIRMQAAFQKHVDNAVSKTVNFRHDATVDDVREVYELAYRLGLKGVTIYRDGSRDSQVLNLGIKKDKKEDVKEDIKGNAEENQIVPRPRPPVTKGITEKVRIGCGNLYITVNYDDKGICEVFTNLGRAGGCPSQSEATSRLISIALRSGLDAKSIVEQLKGIRCHSTLRQMANNKEIKVLSCPDAIAKVIEKVMKLKVEEEEENFAPIDVPINSSNYKNDDAISQAAYTYDTQQEHFCPECGNEIEHEGGCVVCKNCGYSKCG
- a CDS encoding thioredoxin family protein, producing MDLKQLFYNGVSFSEFVKSENNEITERLKSRYDNIAFDGTAVNFKSKVRYVLAFAENWCPDCQVSVPIMAKLCDVAKIDFKILKREGYEEEMEPFYEDGKAKIPTFVFLDDSFKVVGTWIERPKVIKELVAKGDNSYRRGYINGEYDKDIVNELMEMMSR
- a CDS encoding aspartate aminotransferase family protein — encoded protein: MKEDQKYITCDDALKLNRNQVRENYKEYVNSNFVSMLSMLQFDKLFVKAKGVSVWDSDGNEYLDFLGGYGALNLGHNPDEIYEAIEKVKDLPNILQAAVNDFPGALAYDLALVTPGDLKRSFFCNSGAEAVEGALKLAKIASGKHKIVYCKNSFHGKSAGALSVTGREKYQKYFKPLVPDTVQVEYGDADALEDVLKGKDVAAFIVEPIQGEGGVIVPHDGYLKEVRELTTKYDAYLIFDEVQTGFGRTGKMFACEHENVVPDIMCLAKSLGGGVMPIGAYIAKDDVWKKGYGTMDRCLLHTSTFGGNTLACAAGITAIKLILDKNLPEAAKEKGEYFLSRLKELKEKHKLIKDVRGKGLMIGVEFNQPEGGIIDKLSGGVVSKLSNEYLGSLVAGELQNKHRIITAYTLNNPNVIRFEPPLIVTKEQIDRVVDALDEIMTRSGSLLGMTISSAKTVIGSLFNR